ACAGTTCTGACCCACTACCGGCGTGCGGACCTGCGAGGCGATCTGCTCGCCGGTCTCACCGTCGCCGCGTATCTGATCCCCCAGGTGATGGCGTACGCCGTGGTGGCCGGTCTGCCTCCGATCACCGGCCTGTGGGCGGCCCTGCCCGCGATGGCCGTCTATGCGTTGCTCGGCTCGT
Above is a window of Streptomyces sp. NBC_01381 DNA encoding:
- a CDS encoding SulP family inorganic anion transporter — translated: MAEPRGSAAFLGRVAPGLTVLTHYRRADLRGDLLAGLTVAAYLIPQVMAYAVVAGLPPITGLWAALPAMAVYALLGS